In Mercenaria mercenaria strain notata chromosome 13, MADL_Memer_1, whole genome shotgun sequence, a single window of DNA contains:
- the LOC128547652 gene encoding uncharacterized protein LOC128547652, translated as MQMTDIQLPLLNKKTLQQWYNKEDKEQEQKVLLQGINMPKPPMTASGLPEARQKPAVLPSSEAPRFTFQNPSCTAGLAHKRTNCKRKTPVPEPSDSKKPALQTIKPATPTIIRYPVMMEQQQLIVLNPGHHTFPSFTTSTPPTTTSTTPSKKSRPYKPPSFINFYAANVDLIGKILTLTNHSCSTSFVQILKQPHLKNGKTKRNKKWMKKEN; from the exons ATGCAGATGACAGATATACAATTACCTTTGTTAAATAAAAAGACTCTGCAGCAATG GTACAACAAGGAGGACAAGGAGCAGGAGCAAAAAGTCCTCTTGCAGGGCATAAACATGCCAAAGCCCCCAATGACAGCAAGTGGCTTGCCAGAGGCCCGCCAGAAACCAGCAGTACTCCCTTCAAGTGAGGCACCAAGGTTTACTTTTCAAAACCCCTCCTGTACTGCTGGCCTGGCACACAAGAGGACCAACTGTAAAAGGAAAACCCCTGTTCCAGAGCCATCTGACTCCAAGAAACCGGCACTGCAAACAATAAAGCCAGCAACGCCTACAATTATAAGATATCCTGTCATGATGGAGCAGCAACAGTTGATCGTCCTAAATCCTGGACATCATACCTTTCCATCATTTACAACTTCAACACCtccaacaacaacatcaacaacaccTTCAAAAAAATCAAGACCCTACAAACCACCTTCgtttattaatttttatgcaGCAAATGTGGACTTAATAGGAAAAATTCTGACACTCACAAATCATTCATGTTCAACATCTTTTGTGCAAATTCTGAAACAACCACATTTGAAGAATggaaaaacaaaacgaaacaagaaatggatgaaaaaagaaaattga